Genomic window (Gasterosteus aculeatus chromosome 1, fGasAcu3.hap1.1, whole genome shotgun sequence):
GTGCAGTGGTGAGGAGTGAAGCAGCATCGCTGCCGCTTCCTGGGATCAGAGGTCACAGGTTCAATAGGTGGCAGTGCACGCACAGCAGAACACACTAAGAattgttcatttgaaatatgtttacacaagttttctttcttttccttaaaTCAATAATTTCCACGTGAAGACTGACCTGGTTCAGTGAGACAATAGGAAGCAAACTTTTCCATCGAGCAGAGATCTGGACAGAACTTCTGCCTCTGCTCCGTATTACCAAAAGTGTCAATCATCCAGGCACACATGCTGCAAAGAGGAGGAGCATACTGGCAATTTGCAAACAAATAGATAGAAAATACATATCACAGCTTTCATTACAGTGCCCATTATAGTAGCAAATGGTCACAATTACAATTTATTAACCCATTCATTTTCCCACATTTCCAAAAAGGTTAATCGATTTAATTAAAGGTACTaatgcaggttttaatgcaATAGTAGTGGTCTGTACTTGTGGATGCTGATGTAAGCGGTGGTGCTGACACAGCCTGTGGACAAGGCTTCAAAGATGACGGACGTGTCCAGCCGAGAAAGACCCGTTCCTCCAACATCCGGCTGAACATAGATCCCGCCGAACCCCAACTGGGCCGCCTTTCGCATGGTCTCTACTGGAAAGATTTCCtgggaaatagaaaaaaaatgtacgTACTGACTGATTTTGATGACGTGGAGCTAAACTTACACCCATTGGACATAACATGATATAGTACGAGATCAGCTCCAAATATATGCATCATGACGACAAGCGAGAGAGACTGCTCAGATATAAAGCTACGTCACAGTAATGGAatgatgtagatgcagaggcgCCCTCCCATCAAGCCAACCATTGCACAAACATACCTTCTGGTCCCACTCCGCCATGTTTGGAGCCATTTCATTGGCTGCAAAGTTAAACGCCACTTCTTGAAACTCCTTCTGTTCATCTGTGAGTCCGTGAGCGGCTGTCAACAAAGAGCAGAGAACATATGCTCCACGTGGACGATGCAATACGCGCGCAGACACAGATccagctgtgcgtgtgtgtgtgtgtgtgtgtgtgtgtgtgtgtctggttgcGCTGATATATATATGCTAAAAGGTGGACACGACGTGTTTGTATGTGCAAATATTTTGAGTGCTGTGGATGGACAAGACACCAGAACCAATGCTCACAGACGTTAgattatttaaattttaaatgaTCCAACTGTTCTCTAACGTTGTGCAACCTGACTAAAAAAAGAGGGGCGGTGCAAAACTAACCAATGACAGCGAACAACGCCAGAGGAACGTGTGTTATTAAAAGCCTGAATGTGCTGGTGTGCGTTTACTTGATCTTGTTCGATCCATAAAGTCGGAGGTTTGTGTGTCGGAGCGCAGTTTAAAAGTGAGGACAGGCAGCGGCTCTGTTATCCAACCGGCTCAGGTGTCGCCCGGTGCCTTTGACATGTTCTTTCATAACCCACATCTGTCGCCTTAAAGTCGTTCACTCGTTTTTCTGGGACTTACGGTCGACGCAAGAAGCGATTCCTCGTCCCGGAGGACTTCTGGTAAAGATGAAACGCTGCTTCCGGCAGAGGCTGGAGCCCAGTCTGACGATTCTCCCCAGAGCTCCGGCGGCCGCCATGTTTACCTCCACGGAGGTACCGAAGTGCTGCGATGACGGCGCGTGCTTCTCTTGTTTCGGGCGGTGCGGCGGCAAATGACATCACGGCGCATCAGCGCCCCCAGCTGGTGTGGAGGGCGGACGCGGACTCCCGTTCAATTAGCAGGGATGATAAAtacgttttaaaaaaacaaatacaaattattttattttattttatgaaaaacacaacaacaaacataattGATTTAGACTGCGGGCTTGAGTATCCGAGAACAAACGTCATCAGAAGCGGGATGAGCTGCGGCGGTTATCCCGACCAGAGTGAGGCAGCAGCGCGTTACACGCGTCTCCTCCGCCACAAGCGATGAAGTGAAGCAACTCAAAGGGGGAAGACGAGCAGCATTAGCCGGTTATCGTACGTCGTGTTATCCGCCCCGTGTCTGTCACAGAGCTGTCCTCTGCCCGCGTCTCTACGGGACGTTCCGCGACTGCCTCTATCCCGTTTGGGGATAGCTTTTAACCGCGCAAACGGCAGCAGGCCGAAAGCAAATCCAACGCACCCGTAGTTTTGTTGACGtcacgtgtcttttttttcccgcgGGTTTTGATGGCTCGTCAGCCATCATACTTACCTGAGGAGCTCTTGTACAGGTACTTTTATCTGTTGAACGGGTTGTCTTCTTACCACAACTGCCGTGTGACCTCATCGcaaatgtgaagcactttaGTTTACACGTGTTGGAAAAGTTTTAAAGCTAAATTAGTCTATGCGGTCAATACGATGGTACTAGTGAGGGTATTCTTCTCCATTTCAAGCGGACCTAAAATAAACGTTTGTTGTATATTTATCGTTTTAGGTGTATTAAACAAGTGTTCTCAGGCTACTGTATTAATCAAACATCATAAAACTTCGGTCAGTCCACTGAATTGTATCTACTGAAATACAACATAAAATGCCATCAACTTGTTTATAGCCTCAGTGGAAGCTTTTCGCTTactattattttctgttttaggTGTTGAATTGTtcaaatacaaaacatgacatATAATAGGCCAAAAATGAATAGTtttgacatttgtttaaaaatgtcttttcctACAAGTGCACATTAATACATATCGTTATATATTACTTTCAGAACATTTCATGGATTACATAACCAGACAGGAATTGCTTTGGTTATTTTCTAATCCAGCCTTAAATACCTGATAAAAAATCAAGTTCCGTCATATGTCGCAAACATGTTAGATGTTCCACATAGAACTGTTACCTCCCGTGTGAACAAGATGAATTGGATCATTAGATATCATCAACCCTGTTGTGGATTTGAACGTTTTAAACATGTTTCTCCAGAAACTGAGCGATGGCGCCAAAGACGAGGGCCAGAGTGAGCAAAAGATCCGCCACTTCAGGTGAGCAAACCAAGCTGCGGAGCAGAAGCCTCTTGCTCTGGTTGTTTTGCCTGAGATGCGATCATTGGCCCCAAAACCACAGGCCAAGACGATGACGGCGAAGCGGCcggagggaagaggaaagctGCAGCTCCCGTCGAGTCTGCAAAAAACCCGGAGAGCTCAGCCGGCGCGCGGTGCTGCCACTGGCTGATGAAGTCTGAGCCAGAGAGCCGCTTCGAGAACGGCATCGACGTCAAGGTACGGAGCCCCACGTGCGCGGCCCGTTTGCTCAGTTTCTCCTGAACGCGAGTAGGCCTGAACTTGTCTGATGCACCTGGTGTCGCCCTGCAGTTCGGGATCGAGGAGCTGAAGGCTTTGCCTGATCAAACTGGCTGCTGGGACGGCGTTCGCAATTATCAGGTAGACCCATGAATTGgaatcctgtaaaaaaaaaaaacatgtttccctttttaaaaagaaataaggtGGCATTAGGAAAAAAGGCTTTTTCAGATTTGCAGTTCTCCCCTGGTCTTGTGTCAAATGATAAAATTAAGTTTGGTTCCTCCGAATTATCCATCACCCACAGGCACGCAACTTTATGAGGCAGATGAAAGACGGGCAGCTGGCTTTCTTTTACCACAGCAACTGCAAGGAACCGGGGATCGCTGGAATCATGAAGGTACGTCTTCCCTCTGCTGATATTAAGTTATTCAGAGGATTTAAACAAAGGCATCATTTTCcaatgtattctttttttttagattgtgAAGGAAGCCTATGTGGACCACACTCAGTTTGACAAGAAAGATGTCCATTTCGATGCAAACAGTAAACCTGACAACCCCAAATGGAGCATGGTGACCTCATTCAGGAATGACGAGTACGATGTCAGATGATGGTAACTGAGCGTGGGGGGGTTTGATGatgttctcctctctctcaggTGGACGTCCAGTATCAAAGGATGCTGAAGCGTTTTCTACCTCTGTCTGAGCTGAAAAAGTACCACCAGCAGCATCGCTCCAAAGGAGGGCCCCTGAAGGACATGGCGCTGTTCACGAGGGCCAGGCTCTCTGTGCAGCCCCTGACCCCTGGTGGGTGGAGGCACTTCTGTCAGCGTTTCAGTGGCGCCACTCGTTCTGAACCCTCGCtctgtctttcttttatttcttctttctgcagAAGAGTTTGATTTTGTCCGGAgtttggaagaggaggagccttTGTGAGGATTTGGACCAGAGGACCCTCGTTCTCAGCAGTGTGGCgtttatgttgttttgttaaatatttcaaGTGATTTTGTCAAATAAAAGAATGTACCTACATCTCTGAACAGTACAGAGCAAGTTTGTTTgacaccaggggcctcatttttaaagccttgcgtaggatttgcgttAGAAGTGGCGAACGGATGAAACATaagacgtgcgtacgcacagaaatattcagacttccttcctgcacgtcctacgcagttttcccttaataaatcacaatcacttctaaatgcagcgcagcttttgcggcttcatgtcacgcccatagttgcccttatatagtctgtggaaggcccacaaattaatattcatcgattgcgaaatcatgacaaacacagagaggaaaacgaagaaacgtaact
Coding sequences:
- the thyn1 gene encoding thymocyte nuclear protein 1, which produces MAPKTRARVSKRSATSGQDDDGEAAGGKRKAAAPVESAKNPESSAGARCCHWLMKSEPESRFENGIDVKFGIEELKALPDQTGCWDGVRNYQARNFMRQMKDGQLAFFYHSNCKEPGIAGIMKIVKEAYVDHTQFDKKDVHFDANSKPDNPKWSMVDVQYQRMLKRFLPLSELKKYHQQHRSKGGPLKDMALFTRARLSVQPLTPEEFDFVRSLEEEEPL